In Elusimicrobiota bacterium, one genomic interval encodes:
- the rplL gene encoding 50S ribosomal protein L7/L12, with product MASMTELVEQISKLSILEVSELVKSLEDKFGVKAAAPMAFAPVAGAPAAGGAAAEEKTEFSVVLVSGGANKIPVIKVVREITGLGLKEAKDLVEGAPKPVKEGVNKGQAEDLKKKLTDVGATVEIK from the coding sequence ATGGCAAGCATGACAGAGTTAGTCGAACAAATCTCCAAACTCTCCATTCTGGAAGTGTCAGAACTGGTGAAGTCCTTAGAAGATAAATTTGGTGTGAAGGCAGCAGCGCCCATGGCGTTTGCTCCAGTCGCGGGTGCTCCGGCGGCGGGTGGTGCAGCGGCTGAAGAGAAGACGGAATTTTCCGTTGTTCTCGTCAGTGGCGGTGCGAACAAGATCCCCGTGATCAAGGTGGTTCGCGAAATCACCGGACTCGGCCTGAAAGAAGCGAAGGATCTGGTTGAAGGCGCTCCCAAACCGGTCAAAGAAGGCGTCAATAAGGGTCAAGCCGAAGATCTAAAAAAGAAATTGACCGATGTTGGTGCTACCGTCGAAATTAAGTAA
- the rplJ gene encoding 50S ribosomal protein L10, with product MPTQQKIKAVEDIEKQTKDCNGFIVAGFKAMKTVELNEMRLKLRALQGECHVVKNSLTRIALRQAGMEALADALQGPSAIVLERGDAIATTKAVFEFAKTHVSLKINGGYFDGKVVTAAELKAIASLPTREVLLATLLGTLQAPLVNLVSVLQAPVRDLVSVLDQVAKKSPEQN from the coding sequence ATGCCTACACAACAAAAAATTAAAGCGGTTGAGGATATAGAGAAACAGACAAAAGATTGCAACGGCTTTATCGTGGCAGGCTTCAAGGCCATGAAAACGGTCGAGTTAAATGAAATGCGTCTAAAGCTGCGCGCGTTGCAGGGCGAATGCCATGTTGTGAAAAACAGCCTCACGCGCATCGCGTTGCGTCAGGCCGGCATGGAAGCTTTAGCCGATGCGTTGCAGGGGCCGAGCGCTATAGTCCTGGAGCGCGGCGATGCGATCGCAACGACCAAGGCTGTTTTTGAATTTGCCAAGACACACGTGAGCCTCAAAATCAATGGTGGTTATTTTGATGGAAAAGTTGTCACGGCCGCAGAACTGAAGGCGATTGCTTCTCTGCCAACACGGGAAGTTCTGCTCGCAACACTTTTAGGGACGTTGCAGGCGCCGCTGGTTAATTTGGTCAGCGTTCTGCAAGCTCCGGTGCGTGATCTGGTGAGCGTCCTAGACCAGGTCGCCAAGAAATCGCCAGAGCAAAATTAG